From one Eisenibacter elegans DSM 3317 genomic stretch:
- a CDS encoding tetratricopeptide repeat protein, whose protein sequence is MQNSWRFFFLFYLLLWSGWEQGYAQNKALDSLQGVLAQLKEDTSRVRTLNLLSQQYQETNALEALRYAEQALKLGQKLRFVHGEAQANVNLGWIYYRRNILEKAIEYTQAALAQSISLGDLLLEAQVLTNLGALYNEQGNYKKSLDYFDKSLGIFQKLNHHQGVGRCLNNLAFTHFKAKQYTLAADFVRRSLRHNTDNAYYRAFALRTQGDIAYAQQQYTPAIEAWKATLTLADSIQNNSLKAATLNRMAEVYIAQSQENKAVNVLQMAVALGQQFGYRAELRQTYALLAKTYKQQGNYEQGLAWQERFFALHDSIFNEKNAEKINTLAALFENEQKEKEILLLKTQANEQDKKNQQRGWLLLATLLLVAFVSTIALLTQRSRQKLQKINASLTKAKDEITEKNEEINQQKEELVQTLELIEQQRVDLLRKNEDVLASINYALQIQQAVLPTEQEFAQAFGKEGYFIFYKPRDIVSGDFYFLENIQQQDTNITLLAVADCTGHGVPGAFMSMIGSQILTETVGKEHIVDPAAVLNSLQSRIRQALHQERSLSRDGMDICIVTCYQREDYLRIDFAGAMNPLFVIRQEGKLEKIRPDRMPIGGGVHYNPVPYQTQTLYEGTAQALAQEPITLYLCTDGYQDQFGGTAKRRLMMTGLKSLLESIALWPLPSQKQKLEQHLQQWRAQGQEPQIDDITIVGVNFGGTANRIH, encoded by the coding sequence ATGCAAAACTCTTGGCGATTTTTTTTCCTCTTTTATCTACTGCTCTGGAGCGGTTGGGAGCAGGGTTATGCGCAAAACAAAGCGCTTGATAGCCTGCAAGGTGTGTTGGCGCAGCTGAAAGAAGATACTAGCCGCGTGCGCACCCTGAACCTGCTCAGCCAACAATACCAAGAAACCAATGCGCTGGAGGCGCTCCGCTATGCCGAACAAGCCCTAAAACTAGGCCAAAAGCTACGCTTTGTACACGGCGAAGCACAGGCCAATGTCAATCTAGGATGGATTTACTACCGACGCAATATCCTTGAAAAAGCGATAGAGTATACACAGGCTGCCTTAGCACAAAGCATCTCTTTAGGAGACCTGCTTTTGGAGGCGCAAGTACTGACCAACCTAGGGGCGCTCTACAACGAACAAGGGAATTACAAAAAATCGCTTGATTATTTCGACAAATCACTGGGAATTTTCCAAAAACTCAACCATCACCAAGGCGTAGGCCGATGCCTCAACAACTTGGCATTTACGCACTTCAAAGCCAAACAATATACCCTAGCTGCCGACTTTGTGCGGCGCTCACTCAGGCACAATACTGACAATGCTTACTACCGCGCCTTTGCGCTGCGTACCCAAGGGGATATTGCCTATGCCCAACAACAATACACTCCTGCTATTGAGGCTTGGAAAGCAACACTAACCCTAGCCGACAGCATACAAAATAACAGCCTTAAAGCAGCAACACTGAACCGTATGGCAGAGGTGTATATTGCACAAAGCCAAGAAAACAAAGCTGTCAATGTGTTACAAATGGCGGTAGCCCTCGGCCAACAGTTTGGGTATCGGGCTGAGCTACGGCAAACTTATGCGCTACTGGCCAAAACTTATAAACAACAAGGCAATTATGAACAGGGACTGGCGTGGCAAGAGCGATTTTTTGCCCTACACGACTCTATTTTTAATGAGAAAAATGCTGAGAAAATAAATACATTAGCAGCCTTGTTTGAGAATGAGCAGAAGGAAAAAGAAATCTTATTGCTTAAAACACAGGCCAATGAACAGGACAAGAAAAATCAGCAGCGAGGATGGCTGCTGCTAGCTACGCTGTTGTTGGTGGCTTTTGTAAGTACTATCGCCTTGCTGACACAACGCAGCCGCCAAAAACTACAAAAGATAAATGCTTCTTTGACCAAGGCCAAGGATGAAATCACCGAAAAAAACGAGGAAATAAACCAACAGAAAGAAGAACTGGTGCAGACGCTGGAGCTGATAGAACAACAGCGGGTAGATTTGTTGAGAAAGAACGAAGATGTACTCGCCTCTATCAACTATGCTCTCCAAATACAACAGGCAGTACTACCTACCGAACAAGAGTTTGCACAAGCTTTTGGCAAGGAGGGGTACTTTATATTCTATAAGCCACGTGATATTGTATCAGGAGACTTTTATTTTCTGGAAAATATCCAACAACAAGATACCAACATTACGCTCTTGGCCGTTGCTGATTGTACAGGACACGGAGTGCCCGGAGCCTTTATGAGTATGATTGGTTCCCAAATCTTGACCGAAACCGTTGGCAAGGAGCATATCGTTGACCCGGCTGCGGTGCTCAACAGCCTCCAAAGCCGCATTCGTCAAGCGCTACACCAAGAGCGGAGCCTCTCACGCGACGGAATGGATATTTGTATCGTTACTTGCTACCAACGGGAGGATTATCTGCGCATTGATTTTGCCGGAGCGATGAACCCCTTGTTTGTCATCCGCCAAGAGGGCAAATTAGAAAAAATACGCCCTGACCGGATGCCTATTGGCGGTGGAGTGCACTACAACCCCGTACCCTATCAGACACAAACGCTCTACGAAGGAACGGCACAAGCCCTTGCCCAAGAACCCATTACACTTTACCTCTGTACAGATGGATACCAAGACCAGTTTGGCGGCACAGCCAAACGCCGTCTAATGATGACAGGGCTCAAAAGCCTACTCGAAAGTATCGCGCTATGGCCTTTGCCATCCCAAAAACAAAAGCTAGAACAACACCTCCAACAATGGCGCGCTCAAGGGCAAGAACCTCAAATAGACGACATCACCATCGTAGGAGTAAATTTTGGTGGCACAGCCAATAGGATACATTGA
- a CDS encoding ABC transporter ATP-binding protein yields the protein MLDKETRSDKKILDWKTLKRLWVFVKAYIGYFYLLTFLTITIAFLGPLRPFLVQYTIDTYVFAGDYDGLWRMTLLMFGLLFAQTGLQYYHTWLSGWLGQTIVKDIRIALYEHILSLKLKFYDNTPIGRLVTRVVSDIETLSNVFTEGISAMLADILQIFFILALMFYIDWQLTLISLSMLPLMLLSTYIFKERIKVAFDEVRAAVSNLNSFVQEHITGMNIVQIFNAEAVEQKKFAEINREHRRSNLKSVLYYSVYFPVAEVISAGGTGLLVWYGARGVLHETVTLGTLIAFIMYIALFFRPIRMIADRFNTLQLGVVSTDRILKLLDSTEHIANNGNYIPEKLQGDIQFKDVWFAYEGENYVLKNINFEVAQGQTVALVGATGSGKSTIINLLSRFYELSKGDIIIDEVSVKDYELTQLRRKIGVVLQDVFLFSDSIHNNITLGNPDISREQVIEAAKLVGADKFIERLPDGYDYNVMERGATLSVGQRQLISFVRAMVYNPTVIVLDEATSSVDTETEEMIQEAIEKIMKGRTAIVIAHRLSTIQKAHKILVLDKGEIKESGTHEALLAQGGYYTQLHAMQYKEVV from the coding sequence ATGTTAGATAAAGAAACACGCAGCGATAAAAAAATCCTAGATTGGAAAACGCTCAAACGCCTTTGGGTATTCGTAAAAGCCTACATTGGCTATTTTTACCTCCTTACCTTTCTGACGATTACGATTGCCTTTTTGGGGCCTCTACGCCCCTTTCTGGTACAATATACTATCGATACATATGTGTTTGCCGGAGACTATGACGGGCTTTGGCGAATGACCTTGTTAATGTTTGGATTGTTGTTTGCCCAAACAGGCTTACAGTATTACCATACTTGGCTTTCGGGGTGGTTGGGGCAGACGATTGTCAAAGACATTCGCATCGCCCTCTATGAGCATATCCTGAGCCTCAAGCTCAAATTTTATGACAATACGCCCATTGGCCGCTTGGTTACGCGGGTAGTATCAGACATCGAAACACTCTCCAATGTGTTTACAGAGGGTATTTCGGCGATGTTGGCCGATATTTTACAGATATTCTTCATCCTTGCGTTGATGTTTTACATTGACTGGCAGCTGACCCTTATCAGTTTGTCAATGCTGCCGCTGATGTTACTCAGTACGTATATCTTCAAAGAACGCATCAAAGTAGCTTTTGACGAGGTGCGGGCTGCTGTCTCTAATCTCAACTCCTTTGTACAAGAGCACATTACCGGGATGAATATCGTGCAGATATTCAATGCCGAAGCCGTAGAGCAGAAGAAATTTGCCGAAATCAACCGCGAACACCGCCGCTCCAACCTCAAGTCGGTGCTCTATTATTCGGTCTACTTTCCGGTGGCCGAGGTTATCAGTGCGGGTGGCACAGGGCTGCTGGTATGGTATGGAGCGCGTGGGGTACTGCACGAAACCGTTACGCTCGGTACACTCATCGCCTTTATTATGTATATCGCCTTATTTTTCAGGCCTATACGGATGATAGCCGACCGCTTCAATACCTTACAGCTGGGTGTAGTCAGCACTGACCGTATTCTCAAGCTCCTTGATAGCACCGAACACATAGCCAACAACGGCAACTATATCCCCGAAAAGCTCCAGGGCGATATCCAGTTCAAAGACGTGTGGTTTGCCTATGAGGGCGAAAACTATGTGCTCAAAAATATTAATTTCGAAGTAGCTCAAGGCCAGACCGTGGCCTTGGTAGGAGCTACCGGCTCGGGTAAGTCTACTATCATCAACCTGCTGAGCCGCTTCTATGAGCTCAGCAAGGGTGATATCATCATCGATGAGGTTTCGGTCAAAGACTATGAGCTGACCCAACTACGGCGCAAAATCGGCGTAGTACTCCAAGATGTGTTCCTCTTTTCGGACAGCATCCACAACAACATCACCTTAGGTAACCCCGACATCAGCCGCGAGCAAGTCATCGAAGCGGCCAAGCTCGTAGGCGCAGACAAGTTCATCGAGCGCCTGCCCGACGGCTACGATTACAATGTGATGGAGCGGGGCGCTACTCTATCAGTAGGCCAGCGCCAGCTCATCTCCTTTGTGCGGGCGATGGTCTACAATCCTACAGTGATTGTGTTGGATGAAGCCACCTCTTCGGTAGATACCGAAACGGAAGAGATGATTCAGGAAGCTATCGAAAAAATTATGAAAGGACGCACAGCGATTGTGATTGCCCACCGCCTTAGCACCATTCAAAAAGCGCATAAAATATTGGTGCTCGATAAGGGTGAAATCAAGGAAAGTGGCACACACGAGGCGCTCTTGGCTCAGGGCGGTTATTATACCCAACTACACGCGATGCAGTACAAAGAGGTTGTCTAG
- a CDS encoding sugar phosphate nucleotidyltransferase, whose translation MRIIIPMAGMGKRMRPHTLTLPKPLVPIAGKPIVHRLVEDIVKVCDQPVSDIAFIIKESFGAEVEAQLKAIAQASGATGHIYYQEEALGTAHAIMCAAEQLEGNVVVAFADTLFKADFKMDSSAEAVIWVQRVDDPSAFGVVQLNEQNQITAFVEKPATFVSDLAIIGIYYFKDGAYLRNELQYLLDNNIQDRGEYQITDALKHMQQKGTAFLPGQISEWLDCGNKDATVYTNQRYLEYLHADKVPTVAASATITNSVIVQPVYIGEGVVIENSVVGPHVSIGDHSRVSYSVITNSIVQTHTQLQRVQLDNSMVGNHAQYQGRAQSLSLGDYNTLED comes from the coding sequence ATGCGTATCATCATCCCTATGGCCGGAATGGGCAAGCGTATGCGCCCCCATACCCTGACCCTCCCCAAGCCGCTAGTGCCTATTGCCGGCAAACCAATTGTACACCGACTGGTAGAAGACATTGTCAAAGTATGTGACCAACCCGTCAGCGACATTGCCTTTATCATCAAAGAAAGCTTTGGAGCAGAAGTAGAAGCACAGCTTAAGGCCATTGCGCAAGCCTCTGGCGCTACCGGGCATATCTACTACCAAGAGGAAGCCCTCGGAACAGCGCACGCCATTATGTGTGCCGCCGAGCAGTTGGAGGGCAATGTAGTAGTGGCTTTTGCCGATACGCTCTTCAAAGCAGATTTCAAGATGGATAGCAGCGCCGAAGCCGTTATTTGGGTACAGCGCGTAGACGATCCCAGCGCCTTTGGGGTAGTACAGCTCAATGAGCAAAACCAAATCACGGCCTTTGTCGAAAAGCCCGCTACCTTCGTATCCGATTTGGCCATCATCGGCATTTATTACTTCAAAGATGGGGCCTATCTCCGCAATGAGCTGCAATACCTACTCGACAACAACATTCAAGACCGAGGCGAATACCAAATCACGGATGCCCTCAAGCATATGCAGCAAAAAGGAACCGCTTTTCTGCCCGGCCAAATCAGTGAGTGGCTTGACTGTGGCAACAAAGACGCTACTGTGTATACCAACCAACGCTATCTCGAATACCTCCACGCCGACAAAGTGCCGACAGTGGCGGCCTCGGCCACGATTACTAACAGTGTGATTGTACAGCCGGTATACATTGGCGAAGGTGTTGTGATTGAAAACAGCGTGGTAGGCCCTCATGTCTCCATCGGCGACCATAGTCGGGTCAGCTATAGTGTCATTACCAATAGCATTGTACAGACCCATACCCAACTACAGCGTGTGCAGCTCGACAACTCTATGGTAGGCAACCACGCCCAGTACCAAGGGCGCGCACAAAGCCTAAGCCTAGGAGACTATAATACATTAGAGGATTAG
- a CDS encoding DUF4292 domain-containing protein, which produces MNNVTVRPMLRTYVTAALLLLGLISCKPTKKMAGGSHIPGDVVHSLPQPFLDSKLKIQLKNSEQSNSARAKLRLQKDAVIWASLTNSTGIEGLRTLIRPDSAFVIDRLKKKYEALAVKDFSKQLGFAVDYAMLQAILLGELAIAPDGNDQYHREDTHDVLYQDYGQLQIKNFINPETKRIEKVQITDKEGEEQVLLTYTDFQAVENFLFPHQTLIEIHYYNKEERRYEDLSISLEHTKVVLSKEPLSFPFSPPARFED; this is translated from the coding sequence ATGAATAATGTGACTGTGCGCCCGATGTTGCGTACGTATGTAACGGCTGCCCTGCTGCTGCTAGGGCTTATTTCTTGTAAACCAACTAAAAAAATGGCCGGCGGAAGCCATATCCCTGGTGATGTTGTCCATAGTTTGCCGCAGCCTTTTTTGGATAGCAAACTCAAAATCCAACTCAAAAATAGCGAACAAAGCAATAGCGCCCGTGCCAAGCTGCGCCTACAAAAAGATGCAGTTATTTGGGCATCATTGACCAATAGCACCGGAATAGAAGGCTTACGGACACTCATACGCCCCGATTCGGCCTTTGTGATTGATAGGCTCAAGAAAAAATATGAAGCTCTCGCCGTAAAAGATTTTTCTAAACAACTAGGCTTTGCCGTAGACTATGCGATGTTGCAGGCCATTTTGTTGGGAGAGTTGGCCATCGCCCCTGATGGTAATGACCAATACCATCGAGAAGACACACACGATGTGTTGTACCAAGACTACGGCCAATTGCAAATCAAAAATTTTATCAATCCAGAAACAAAACGGATTGAGAAAGTTCAAATTACGGACAAGGAAGGCGAGGAGCAGGTACTCTTGACTTATACGGACTTTCAGGCGGTCGAAAACTTTCTATTTCCACACCAAACCCTGATAGAAATACACTATTACAACAAAGAAGAGCGCCGCTACGAAGACCTCAGCATCAGCCTAGAACATACAAAGGTCGTCTTGAGCAAAGAACCGCTGAGTTTTCCTTTTAGCCCACCGGCGCGCTTTGAAGACTAG
- a CDS encoding ABC transporter substrate-binding protein: MMNYRLLAACVVAFCCLCLQTFPLQAQSKAAFFKKYQAAQQLYNAQQYGEAAQAFRSLTFAHKNNVFAAYAYYYQALATLKQSQANEARIILQQLLDKHPNWHSLDDAHWLLAEAAFQEQKPEKALGYLGKIKDENLRNKADTLKAYHFVRMNEAELYDLHLQFPKDKQLAQNYVEKVAAHSEDYALITKARQMVADLGLSMPVFKVANILQTKPVYVVAVLMPFGVNVLKHDAMGKLAKIAVGLHQGLRLAERQLATKGIRIRLEAYDIGSGEEDKALSLINSGELAKADLIVGPLLEGSFKIVAVYAANHQIPIINPAINNPALLSSSYTYLTQPTPATQGAVAAGFARQNFAEAKSIIIYDNLPEHVLMAQSHRQALLAAGGEVLAYEQVESGDLERVAALLNEIGTRNVGYVFAATSSELIASQLLQASENIGLTKPIIGLESWLRFQEIPTEELAIRNIYFLAPQYRHTHSQDALLQFHSAYKALPNFNEVNEYAYVGYELLQYFGQMMYQYGSRTDFRAFLKDRSLQKGALNGGFDFRHGNDNAYLPILRYEYGELKMVSPK; the protein is encoded by the coding sequence ATGATGAATTACCGTTTGCTTGCGGCCTGTGTGGTCGCTTTTTGTTGTTTGTGCTTACAAACCTTTCCACTCCAAGCCCAAAGTAAAGCCGCATTTTTCAAAAAATACCAAGCTGCCCAGCAACTCTATAATGCCCAACAATATGGAGAAGCTGCGCAGGCTTTCCGCTCCTTGACTTTTGCGCACAAGAACAACGTTTTTGCGGCGTATGCCTATTATTATCAGGCTTTGGCAACGCTCAAACAAAGCCAAGCCAATGAGGCACGGATTATCTTACAACAGTTATTGGACAAACACCCCAACTGGCACAGCCTTGACGATGCTCACTGGCTATTGGCTGAGGCCGCTTTTCAAGAGCAAAAGCCCGAAAAAGCACTTGGGTACCTTGGCAAAATAAAAGACGAAAACCTCCGCAACAAGGCCGACACGCTCAAAGCATATCACTTTGTCCGAATGAATGAGGCCGAACTGTATGACCTACATTTGCAGTTCCCTAAAGACAAGCAGCTGGCACAGAATTATGTAGAGAAAGTAGCAGCACACTCAGAAGACTATGCGCTCATCACAAAAGCACGCCAAATGGTAGCAGACCTTGGCCTCTCTATGCCAGTATTCAAAGTAGCCAACATCTTGCAAACAAAGCCGGTATATGTGGTAGCCGTATTGATGCCTTTTGGAGTCAATGTGCTCAAACACGATGCAATGGGCAAGCTAGCCAAAATAGCCGTCGGCCTACATCAGGGCCTGCGCTTGGCAGAACGCCAGCTAGCTACCAAAGGCATCCGTATTCGTTTAGAAGCCTATGATATTGGCAGCGGAGAAGAAGACAAAGCCCTGAGTCTAATCAATAGTGGAGAGCTGGCCAAGGCAGATCTGATTGTAGGGCCGCTGCTGGAAGGAAGCTTTAAGATTGTGGCTGTATATGCTGCCAATCACCAAATCCCTATCATCAACCCCGCAATCAATAACCCGGCATTGCTGAGCTCTTCGTATACTTACCTTACCCAGCCGACCCCTGCTACCCAAGGTGCTGTGGCTGCAGGCTTTGCACGCCAGAACTTTGCCGAAGCCAAGAGCATTATCATCTACGATAACCTCCCCGAACACGTACTGATGGCGCAAAGCCACCGACAGGCTCTCTTGGCTGCCGGAGGCGAAGTGTTGGCCTATGAGCAAGTCGAATCAGGTGATTTGGAACGAGTGGCCGCGCTACTCAATGAGATTGGTACCCGCAATGTAGGCTATGTATTTGCCGCCACGAGCAGTGAACTTATCGCCAGCCAACTGCTACAAGCTTCAGAAAATATAGGCCTTACAAAGCCCATTATCGGCCTAGAAAGTTGGTTGCGCTTCCAAGAGATCCCTACCGAAGAGTTGGCCATTCGCAACATATATTTCCTTGCTCCACAGTATCGGCATACACACAGCCAAGATGCACTGCTCCAGTTTCATAGCGCATACAAGGCGCTGCCCAACTTCAATGAGGTCAATGAATATGCCTATGTGGGATATGAGCTGCTGCAATACTTTGGGCAGATGATGTACCAATATGGTAGCCGAACGGACTTCCGCGCCTTCTTGAAAGACCGAAGCTTACAAAAAGGGGCGCTCAATGGTGGGTTTGATTTCCGACACGGTAATGACAATGCCTACTTGCCTATTTTGCGCTACGAATATGGCGAACTGAAAATGGTAAGCCCCAAATAA
- the dut gene encoding dUTP diphosphatase, with product MPTASIINQSPYPLPQYATPGASGMDIRAHLDKPLEIPPLGRVLIPTGIRIALPEGYEAQVRPRSGLCAKRGLMAFLGTIDQDYRGEIFISLINLSPEAQSIEPGERVAQLVVAPYTQVAWEAADALPDTLRGAQGFGSTGSH from the coding sequence ATGCCTACTGCAAGCATCATCAATCAATCTCCTTATCCACTGCCCCAATATGCCACTCCGGGGGCTTCGGGGATGGATATTCGCGCCCATCTCGACAAGCCCTTGGAAATCCCCCCCTTGGGGCGGGTACTGATTCCTACCGGCATTCGTATAGCCCTGCCCGAAGGATATGAGGCGCAGGTACGCCCACGTAGCGGCCTGTGCGCCAAGCGTGGCTTGATGGCTTTTTTGGGTACGATAGACCAAGACTACCGGGGCGAAATTTTTATTTCTCTCATCAACCTGTCACCCGAAGCGCAAAGCATCGAGCCGGGCGAGCGCGTGGCGCAGCTTGTCGTTGCTCCTTATACCCAAGTTGCTTGGGAGGCCGCCGATGCCCTACCCGATACCTTGCGTGGAGCGCAAGGCTTTGGTAGTACTGGAAGCCACTAA
- a CDS encoding tetratricopeptide repeat protein, translating to MMMYQQLFRGIVLGLLLCLGQAETLLAQRKQQTNPVEKKNSRRAQGGGVEAGYYLIEGMKHYALEDYLSALKQFQTALEFDNSSSGIYHRIAICQERLSNLPAALEAAQKALDLDGSNKHLYLHLAQLYEEQRNYEQAAKVYETLIATVPEQEKYYLDAANAYLFQKKYKEALRVYTLLETKWGLQEEIIQRKQRLYLLTDQVDKAIDEGNRLLEQFPGNADYLLAQAELMLANGRIHQALPLLEEAIALDSNIDPRLYAVLADAYRQKDDNGKAFQYLSKTLETNDLSTDEKIDLLLKHFPFDTPEEAGEPVFQIIQSLAKAEPQHARLQALYADVLYRKRDLPQAAQYYALALSQNPDHQKMWERLLQIHTQLLQADSLLHYSELALELYPNVASFWIYQGIAQGMLQDYDQAQLTLEEARRLAFDNQALLNECGIRLGDVYAAQKDYKAAFAAYQGVLDQTPDYAPALYRYSIELIKQKTNLPLARQMTERLVKQHPQEPQYLYAYAQALYQSKDYKNARIQLEKALVLSSEGYLLESYGDVLFKLGNKEQALEQWKQAQKRGYQSENLEKKINTQSLYE from the coding sequence ATGATGATGTATCAACAGCTATTTCGTGGCATTGTGCTTGGGCTACTCCTTTGTTTGGGGCAAGCCGAGACGCTATTGGCACAGCGCAAACAACAAACCAACCCTGTAGAGAAGAAAAACAGTCGGCGAGCGCAGGGAGGCGGGGTTGAAGCAGGCTATTACCTGATAGAAGGGATGAAGCACTATGCGCTTGAAGATTATCTATCGGCGCTCAAGCAGTTTCAAACTGCGCTAGAGTTTGACAATAGCTCTTCGGGCATCTATCACCGTATCGCTATTTGCCAAGAGCGCCTATCCAATTTGCCTGCCGCCCTCGAAGCTGCCCAAAAGGCACTTGACCTTGACGGCAGCAACAAACACCTGTATCTGCATTTGGCACAACTCTACGAAGAGCAACGCAACTACGAACAGGCTGCCAAGGTATATGAAACCCTCATAGCCACAGTGCCCGAACAAGAGAAGTACTACCTCGATGCAGCCAATGCGTATCTTTTTCAGAAAAAATACAAAGAAGCGCTGCGTGTGTATACCCTTTTAGAGACAAAATGGGGACTACAGGAAGAGATTATACAACGTAAGCAACGACTATATCTCCTGACAGACCAAGTAGACAAGGCCATAGACGAGGGAAACCGGCTGCTGGAGCAGTTTCCGGGCAATGCGGATTACCTGCTGGCGCAGGCCGAGTTGATGTTGGCCAATGGACGTATCCACCAAGCGCTACCGTTGTTGGAAGAGGCCATCGCCTTGGATAGCAATATTGACCCACGCCTGTATGCGGTATTGGCCGATGCTTACCGCCAAAAAGATGACAATGGCAAGGCCTTTCAGTACTTGAGTAAGACCTTAGAGACCAATGACCTCAGCACGGACGAAAAAATAGACTTGCTGCTCAAACATTTCCCGTTTGATACGCCCGAAGAAGCTGGAGAACCAGTGTTTCAAATCATTCAGAGCCTAGCCAAAGCAGAGCCACAACACGCCCGCTTGCAGGCACTGTATGCAGATGTGCTGTACCGCAAACGAGATTTGCCGCAGGCTGCCCAATATTATGCGCTGGCACTGTCGCAAAATCCAGACCACCAAAAAATGTGGGAGCGCCTGCTCCAAATCCATACCCAACTGTTGCAGGCCGATAGTCTGCTGCACTATAGCGAGCTGGCTTTGGAGCTTTATCCCAATGTGGCTAGTTTTTGGATTTATCAGGGGATTGCGCAAGGAATGCTCCAAGACTATGACCAAGCCCAGCTCACGCTCGAAGAAGCGCGCCGTCTAGCCTTCGACAATCAAGCCCTGCTCAATGAGTGCGGCATCCGTTTGGGAGATGTTTATGCCGCTCAAAAGGACTACAAAGCTGCCTTTGCGGCTTATCAAGGAGTGCTGGATCAGACACCAGACTACGCGCCGGCGCTGTATCGCTACAGCATAGAGCTAATCAAACAGAAAACCAACCTGCCACTAGCCCGCCAGATGACAGAGCGCCTAGTGAAACAACACCCACAAGAGCCGCAGTATCTCTATGCCTATGCCCAAGCCCTCTACCAAAGCAAAGATTATAAAAATGCACGTATACAACTCGAAAAAGCCTTGGTGCTCAGCAGTGAAGGCTATCTGCTAGAAAGCTACGGCGATGTGCTCTTCAAGTTGGGCAACAAAGAGCAGGCGCTAGAGCAATGGAAACAAGCCCAAAAACGCGGATATCAGTCCGAAAATCTCGAAAAGAAAATCAATACCCAATCCTTATATGAATAA